One uncultured Pseudodesulfovibrio sp. genomic window carries:
- a CDS encoding extracellular solute-binding protein, whose product MIFWTTEVGKDRQAVIEYLAKVFMVFNPDVEVRVVGVEENSLAEIMAAAMGQGHGPDVVGCASNLVVAFCNQGWMDNNGAARVIDEVGRKRFYAGALNRVSLPNGSPCGIPFNGWVQGVWYRKDWFDKAGLARPDTWGALLKAAKTLHDPAHGRYGILIGTRNDVYAEQVFTHLAMSAGVREFTPDGKVVFDSPETVKTLKFYAELARYTPPGPQWWRGRDYYFQGKLAMMFYSTFIMDDLAVSSVAADSLTGSNFEDLTGAPYDFRLLENTGMVSGLTGTRTAGYGVLHALGLTRSGDPDRSEAARRFVRFLFREDAYVTWLHMAPGGMMPVLKDIASSPVFYRDAQGVFQKYRRKRLRSILAGFDSLKSFEFEDGRLIPEAARVSADGIIGRMLEETLYGRVTPEQAVHEAAERMRAIAGQ is encoded by the coding sequence GTGATTTTTTGGACCACCGAAGTCGGCAAGGATCGGCAGGCGGTCATCGAATATCTGGCCAAGGTGTTCATGGTCTTCAACCCGGACGTGGAGGTCCGGGTGGTCGGCGTGGAGGAGAATTCCCTGGCCGAGATTATGGCGGCCGCCATGGGCCAGGGGCATGGACCGGATGTGGTCGGCTGCGCCTCCAATCTGGTGGTGGCTTTCTGCAACCAGGGGTGGATGGACAACAATGGTGCGGCCCGTGTCATAGACGAGGTGGGCCGCAAACGATTTTACGCCGGGGCATTGAACCGCGTCAGCCTGCCGAACGGCAGCCCCTGCGGCATCCCGTTCAACGGCTGGGTTCAGGGGGTCTGGTACCGCAAGGACTGGTTCGACAAGGCCGGACTGGCCCGGCCAGACACCTGGGGGGCTTTGCTCAAAGCGGCCAAAACCCTGCATGACCCGGCCCACGGACGATACGGCATCCTGATCGGCACCCGTAACGACGTCTACGCGGAGCAGGTCTTTACCCATCTGGCCATGTCCGCGGGCGTGCGCGAGTTCACACCGGACGGCAAGGTGGTCTTCGACTCCCCGGAAACGGTCAAGACGCTCAAATTCTACGCCGAGCTGGCCCGCTACACACCGCCCGGCCCGCAATGGTGGCGCGGAAGGGACTACTATTTTCAGGGCAAGCTGGCCATGATGTTCTATTCGACCTTCATCATGGACGATCTCGCGGTGTCCTCGGTGGCCGCCGATTCCCTGACCGGCAGCAACTTCGAGGATCTCACCGGCGCTCCCTACGATTTTCGGCTGCTGGAGAATACGGGCATGGTTTCCGGCCTGACCGGGACGCGCACGGCCGGGTACGGGGTGCTGCACGCCCTGGGGCTGACCCGGAGTGGCGACCCCGATCGCAGCGAGGCGGCCAGGCGGTTCGTTCGCTTCCTTTTTCGCGAGGATGCCTACGTGACCTGGCTGCACATGGCACCGGGCGGGATGATGCCCGTGCTCAAGGACATCGCCTCATCCCCGGTCTTCTACCGCGACGCCCAGGGGGTCTTCCAGAAGTACCGGCGCAAACGGCTGCGGTCCATTCTGGCCGGGTTCGACTCCCTCAAGAGCTTCGAGTTCGAGGACGGCAGGCTCATTCCCGAGGCGGCCCGGGTCTCGGCGGACGGCATCATCGGGCGGATGCTCGAGGAAACGCTTTACGGCAGGGTAACGCCCGAGCAGGCCGTGCACGAGGCGGCGGAGCGGATGCGGGCCATCGCCGGGCAGTAG
- a CDS encoding efflux RND transporter permease subunit has translation MNLAKWCITNNRTSLVLFLLIAISGVMTFFSIPKSEDPDFTIRTGVISTVFPGASPQRVEELVTDKLEERIREIDGVKTVKSQSMTGLSIIEVEFEDSIMDMQPYWQKLRNKVDDAAPDLPEEARTPQVNDEFGDVYGIVIALTGDGFSYRELKDAADDMRDDLLKIKGVGKVERWGVQDERIFVDFTNSRMAAAGVSPFVLAQMIDRQNTLQPSGSSLVGPERIVIEPTGEFKGVQDIYSLSIRPPGRKTSVRLADVADITRGFSDPPSTMARYNGKPCLMLAVSMADGGNITELGERVAKRLDELKANMYVGLDTNLVVFQPDYVNTAISDFMINLIESFAFVVVIILLFAGLRTGVIAGSLVPMAMLGCIALMPYLGVGLQRISIASLIISLGILVDNGVVVSEAILVRLAAGENRLKAATEAVGELWMPLLAASLTTIFAFLPIPLATTHPVGEFCESLFIVVTLTLACSWGLSMSMVPMMCYYLLKPKLTVQTFSSRLYRAYRGLLLWSLRHRITFVGVILLCCVVSGWAFQFVPKMFFPPNERAQFTIDFWQPYGTDITATERRVERLEKVLLADEGVTSVGVFVGHGGPRWYLPLNLEQRNDNLATFVVNTTTIEAVDAVIKRTRQSLEKGFPDADYSLNKLMNGPPVGAKLQIRLSGPDIKTLYALRDEIVPIVEGQEGITRVWDDWGQWTKKMIVQVDQDKAREAGLSSFDVAVSLQTAMSGLPASDYREGDTVIPILLRNDEGFRNHLDKIDSLNVYSYDTGTSVPLSQVATTKLEWQPSDIRRRDQGRTMTIKADVADGYYALSILNKVRPAVRKLMDKGDWPLGYNVEYGGEFEESAEAQAAINANMPLAMGLLVLVLIFQFNSVRRPLIILLTLPPMFIGISTGMLATNSPFGFMPMLGMISLLGIIVNNAIMLIDRIEIQRGRGLSLADSIVLSSMERARPIIMTATTTIIGMVPLSLQGGEMWRPMANLIMSGLTVATVLTLVLCPVLYSFFFRQGYKDYTWDQAIVEKGSDLNMETPSE, from the coding sequence ATGAATCTGGCCAAGTGGTGCATTACCAACAACCGCACCTCCCTCGTCCTCTTCCTGCTCATCGCGATCAGCGGGGTGATGACGTTCTTCTCCATCCCCAAGAGCGAGGACCCGGACTTCACCATCCGCACCGGCGTCATCTCCACGGTCTTTCCCGGCGCCTCGCCCCAGCGGGTGGAGGAACTGGTCACCGACAAGCTTGAGGAGCGCATCCGGGAGATCGACGGGGTCAAGACCGTCAAGTCCCAGTCCATGACCGGCCTGTCCATCATCGAGGTGGAGTTCGAGGACTCCATCATGGACATGCAGCCCTACTGGCAGAAGCTGCGCAACAAGGTGGACGACGCAGCCCCGGATCTGCCGGAAGAGGCGCGAACCCCGCAGGTCAACGACGAGTTCGGCGACGTCTACGGCATCGTCATCGCCCTGACCGGCGACGGGTTTTCCTACCGCGAGCTCAAGGACGCGGCCGACGACATGCGCGACGATCTGCTCAAGATCAAGGGCGTGGGCAAGGTCGAGAGATGGGGCGTGCAGGACGAACGCATTTTCGTGGACTTCACCAACTCGCGCATGGCCGCGGCCGGGGTCAGTCCCTTTGTCCTGGCCCAGATGATCGATCGCCAGAATACGCTTCAGCCCAGCGGATCGAGCCTGGTCGGGCCGGAACGCATCGTCATCGAACCCACCGGCGAATTCAAGGGCGTGCAGGACATCTATTCCCTGTCCATCCGCCCGCCGGGACGCAAGACGTCCGTCCGGCTGGCCGACGTGGCCGATATCACGCGCGGCTTCTCGGACCCGCCGTCCACCATGGCCCGTTACAACGGCAAACCCTGCCTCATGCTCGCCGTGTCCATGGCGGACGGGGGCAACATCACCGAACTGGGGGAAAGGGTCGCCAAACGCCTGGATGAGCTCAAGGCGAACATGTACGTCGGTCTGGACACCAATCTGGTCGTCTTTCAGCCCGACTACGTCAACACGGCCATCAGCGACTTCATGATCAACCTGATCGAGTCCTTTGCCTTTGTTGTCGTCATCATCCTGCTTTTCGCAGGACTGCGCACCGGCGTGATCGCCGGTTCCCTGGTGCCCATGGCCATGCTCGGCTGCATCGCGCTCATGCCCTACCTCGGCGTGGGGCTGCAACGCATCTCCATCGCCTCGCTGATCATCTCGCTGGGTATTCTTGTGGACAACGGCGTGGTCGTTTCCGAGGCCATCCTGGTCCGGCTGGCCGCGGGCGAGAACCGGCTCAAGGCCGCCACCGAAGCGGTCGGCGAGCTATGGATGCCGCTGCTGGCCGCGTCGCTGACGACCATCTTCGCCTTCCTGCCCATCCCCCTGGCCACCACCCATCCGGTGGGCGAATTCTGTGAATCCCTGTTCATCGTGGTCACCCTGACCCTGGCCTGCTCCTGGGGGCTGTCCATGTCCATGGTCCCGATGATGTGCTACTACCTGCTCAAACCCAAGCTGACCGTTCAGACCTTCTCGAGCCGCCTGTACCGCGCCTATCGCGGCCTGCTGCTCTGGTCCCTGCGCCACCGCATCACGTTCGTGGGTGTCATCCTGTTGTGCTGCGTGGTCTCGGGCTGGGCTTTCCAGTTCGTGCCCAAGATGTTCTTCCCGCCCAACGAGCGGGCCCAGTTCACCATCGACTTCTGGCAGCCCTACGGCACGGACATCACCGCCACCGAGCGGCGCGTGGAGCGGTTGGAAAAAGTCCTTCTGGCCGACGAAGGCGTGACCAGCGTGGGCGTGTTCGTGGGCCACGGCGGGCCGCGCTGGTACCTGCCGCTGAACCTCGAGCAGCGCAATGACAACCTGGCCACCTTCGTCGTCAACACCACGACCATCGAGGCCGTGGACGCGGTCATCAAGCGCACCCGGCAGTCTCTGGAAAAAGGATTCCCGGACGCCGACTACAGCCTGAACAAACTGATGAACGGCCCGCCCGTGGGCGCCAAGCTCCAGATCCGTCTGTCCGGGCCCGACATCAAGACCCTCTACGCCCTGCGCGACGAGATCGTGCCCATCGTGGAAGGCCAGGAAGGCATCACCCGCGTCTGGGACGACTGGGGCCAGTGGACCAAGAAAATGATCGTCCAGGTGGATCAGGACAAGGCCCGCGAGGCCGGACTGTCGAGCTTCGACGTGGCCGTGTCCCTGCAGACCGCCATGTCCGGGCTGCCCGCCTCGGACTACCGCGAGGGCGACACCGTCATCCCCATTCTGCTGCGCAACGACGAGGGATTCCGCAACCACCTGGACAAGATCGACAGCCTGAACGTCTACTCTTACGACACCGGGACGAGCGTCCCTCTGTCCCAGGTGGCCACCACCAAGCTTGAATGGCAGCCGTCGGACATCCGCCGCCGCGACCAGGGCAGGACCATGACCATCAAGGCTGACGTGGCCGACGGCTACTACGCCCTGTCCATCCTGAACAAGGTTCGCCCGGCCGTGCGCAAACTCATGGACAAGGGCGACTGGCCGCTGGGCTACAACGTGGAGTACGGCGGCGAGTTCGAGGAGAGCGCCGAGGCGCAGGCCGCCATCAACGCCAACATGCCCCTGGCCATGGGCCTGCTCGTGCTGGTGCTCATCTTCCAGTTCAACTCGGTCAGACGCCCGTTGATCATCCTGCTGACGCTGCCCCCCATGTTCATCGGCATATCGACAGGCATGCTGGCCACCAACTCGCCCTTCGGATTCATGCCCATGCTCGGCATGATCTCCCTGCTCGGCATCATCGTGAACAACGCCATCATGCTCATCGACCGCATCGAGATACAGCGCGGCCGGGGGCTGTCCCTGGCCGACTCCATCGTGCTCTCTTCCATGGAACGCGCGCGCCCGATCATCATGACGGCCACCACGACCATCATCGGCATGGTCCCGCTCTCTCTGCAGGGCGGCGAGATGTGGCGGCCCATGGCCAACCTGATCATGTCCGGCCTGACCGTGGCCACGGTACTGACCCTGGTGCTCTGCCCGGTCCTCTACTCCTTCTTCTTCCGCCAGGGGTACAAGGACTACACCTGGGACCAGGCGATTGTGGAGAAGGGAAGCGACCTCAACATGGAGACCCCTTCGGAGTAA
- a CDS encoding efflux RND transporter periplasmic adaptor subunit: MNRFLFPAVLLCLALLAACDRSPEPVPEPVRPVKTTKAVRADSSKMWAFAGTAEDALATQLSFRVGGKIVEFPGNQIGRKFNKGQVIARLDPSDYELELRQAEANMEQVRANYVRAKADMERNSRLFNSRVISRGELDQVEADFKSFEAQLSASAKQLDIARKRLGYTTLNAPFEGWIGEVEADVHQNVSAGQAIATYNAGRQMKMYISVPDTLISQVKEGDEVAVVFDALPGRTLQGKVEEIGVESGSGSTYPVKVYLDNTDRTIRSGMSGHVNFTGLGHAGSAFYLPPAAVIGEADGSHAVWVVDPETSSVTRRKVTVGPLTPAGLEILGGVNEGDVVVIRGVHSLEEGRKVRLINNGAEG, translated from the coding sequence ATGAACCGTTTTCTCTTTCCCGCCGTCCTGCTTTGCCTGGCCCTGCTCGCCGCCTGCGATCGCTCGCCCGAGCCCGTGCCCGAGCCGGTGCGCCCGGTCAAAACAACCAAGGCGGTTCGGGCCGACAGTAGCAAGATGTGGGCGTTCGCCGGAACCGCGGAGGATGCACTGGCCACCCAGCTTTCCTTCCGCGTGGGCGGCAAGATCGTCGAATTTCCCGGCAACCAGATCGGCCGCAAGTTCAACAAGGGCCAGGTCATCGCCCGGCTGGACCCGTCCGACTACGAGTTGGAGCTGAGGCAGGCCGAGGCCAACATGGAACAGGTCCGGGCCAACTACGTCCGGGCCAAGGCGGACATGGAGCGCAATTCGCGCCTGTTCAACAGCCGGGTCATCTCACGTGGCGAGCTGGACCAGGTGGAAGCGGATTTCAAATCTTTCGAAGCCCAGCTCAGCGCCTCGGCCAAGCAGCTGGATATCGCCCGCAAACGGCTCGGCTACACCACCCTGAACGCCCCCTTTGAAGGCTGGATCGGCGAGGTTGAGGCCGACGTGCACCAAAACGTCAGCGCAGGCCAGGCCATCGCCACCTACAACGCGGGCCGCCAGATGAAGATGTACATCTCCGTGCCCGACACCCTGATCTCCCAGGTCAAGGAAGGGGACGAAGTGGCCGTGGTCTTCGACGCGCTGCCCGGCCGGACTCTGCAGGGCAAGGTGGAGGAGATCGGCGTGGAGTCCGGCTCGGGTTCCACCTACCCCGTCAAAGTCTACCTGGACAACACGGACCGGACCATCCGCAGCGGCATGTCCGGGCACGTCAACTTTACCGGCCTGGGCCACGCCGGAAGCGCCTTCTACCTGCCGCCCGCGGCGGTCATCGGCGAGGCCGACGGCTCCCATGCGGTCTGGGTTGTCGACCCTGAGACCTCTTCCGTGACCCGCCGCAAGGTGACCGTTGGGCCGTTGACCCCGGCCGGACTTGAGATCCTTGGCGGCGTGAACGAAGGCGATGTCGTCGTCATTCGCGGCGTGCACAGCCTGGAAGAAGGCCGCAAGGTACGGCTGATCAACAACGGGGCGGAGGGCTGA
- a CDS encoding TetR family transcriptional regulator, which produces MTSGGRKSRKQAQGEETRATLLRTGAELFAKNGYNGVSMRTLASEAGVNLATVSYHFGGKAGLYEAIIREITSVRDQIFPPAEAVKARLAEAGDTPEEKGKVVDWFMTSLINGLLIRSEYIWGVVIISRELVHPTEAYPLLETAFFTHNLDSLSTLVKGTAANCRGETDAVITGHLIISVIIKLLESHPMLCERLGWDSYSDHRETIEAIIKTRIRGLLGLPMENAQ; this is translated from the coding sequence ATGACCAGTGGAGGACGCAAGTCCCGCAAGCAGGCCCAGGGCGAGGAAACCCGGGCCACGCTGCTGCGCACGGGCGCCGAGTTGTTTGCCAAGAACGGCTACAACGGCGTTTCCATGCGCACTCTGGCATCCGAGGCCGGGGTCAACCTGGCCACGGTCAGTTACCATTTCGGCGGCAAGGCCGGACTGTACGAGGCCATCATCCGGGAGATCACCAGCGTCCGCGACCAGATTTTTCCACCCGCCGAAGCCGTGAAAGCCCGCCTGGCCGAGGCTGGAGACACGCCCGAGGAAAAGGGAAAGGTGGTGGACTGGTTCATGACCTCCCTGATCAACGGACTGCTGATCCGCTCCGAATACATCTGGGGCGTGGTCATCATCTCCCGCGAGTTGGTCCACCCGACCGAAGCCTACCCTCTGTTGGAAACCGCCTTTTTCACGCACAACCTGGACTCACTGTCCACACTGGTCAAAGGGACCGCCGCCAACTGCCGGGGCGAGACCGATGCCGTCATCACCGGGCATCTGATAATCAGCGTGATCATCAAGCTGCTCGAAAGCCATCCCATGCTCTGCGAACGTCTCGGATGGGATTCCTATTCGGACCACCGCGAGACCATCGAAGCCATCATCAAGACCCGAATCCGGGGGCTCCTCGGACTCCCCATGGAGAACGCACAATGA
- a CDS encoding ABC transporter substrate-binding protein — MRPFLITLILAMPLFVCAAFAGGIDTLYYARVEPHVDDTGGYMKGPTVEVIYRIMKEAGNPLSPKALRFMPWGQALALAKTEKGKGIMTLIRTPEREKHFKWVGPIGHVSLGAWARISRHIEIASIQDLYEYRIAVVRHSALDYDFLQEWDSTPERVERVNSPKTQLNMLKEGRVDLVILNAQNVRKLFLLQGLDPDAYEQVWTFVNSDFYLALNRDTDDALVDALQAALDRLKTRRPGQSKSTFQWIYDSYQ, encoded by the coding sequence ATGCGACCTTTCCTCATCACACTGATCCTGGCCATGCCCCTATTTGTCTGTGCCGCCTTTGCCGGCGGCATCGACACGCTCTACTACGCTCGGGTCGAGCCGCATGTCGATGATACGGGGGGATATATGAAAGGACCGACGGTCGAAGTCATATACAGGATCATGAAGGAAGCCGGTAACCCCCTTTCTCCGAAAGCATTGCGATTCATGCCTTGGGGGCAGGCGTTGGCCCTGGCCAAGACCGAGAAGGGAAAGGGAATCATGACTCTCATCAGGACGCCCGAACGGGAAAAACACTTCAAATGGGTCGGTCCCATCGGCCATGTCTCCTTGGGGGCCTGGGCCCGGATTTCCCGCCATATCGAAATAGCCTCCATCCAGGATCTGTACGAATACAGGATCGCCGTGGTCAGGCACAGCGCGCTCGACTACGACTTCCTCCAGGAATGGGACTCAACGCCCGAAAGAGTGGAAAGAGTAAACAGCCCCAAAACGCAGCTCAACATGCTGAAAGAGGGGCGGGTGGATCTGGTCATCCTCAACGCCCAGAATGTCCGGAAGCTTTTCCTCCTTCAGGGCTTGGACCCGGACGCCTACGAACAGGTCTGGACGTTCGTGAATTCGGACTTTTACCTGGCCCTCAACCGGGACACGGATGACGCGCTGGTGGACGCATTGCAGGCTGCCCTCGACAGACTCAAGACCAGACGGCCAGGTCAGTCCAAGAGCACGTTCCAATGGATCTACGACTCGTACCAGTAA
- a CDS encoding extracellular solute-binding protein, which yields MKKLLLAIVLTLAFAVPALAGSGELYLYIWSEYIPDEVVENFTKETGIKVNISTYDSNEAMYAKIKLAGGGYDLIVPSSDYVGLMRRQDMLLPLDKSKLTNFSNLSDKFTDQPFDPDNTFSVPYMWGSTAIAVNTGLLGETAVSSYDDLWKPEMKGRLLLPNDPREVFAIALKSLGYSLNDTDPAHLEQAYQKLKALMPYVRVFDSDSPKQALLSGEVSVGVIWNGEAYIANQENPEIKYIYPEEGFSMWMDSLCIPKGAKNLDEAHAFLNYLLRPDVAAAISTEMGYSTPNAQAAEFLEPEVADNAIVYPDAETASRGEFQDDIGEAMKLYEDYWVKLKGGNE from the coding sequence ATGAAAAAGCTACTGCTCGCAATCGTCCTGACCCTCGCCTTCGCGGTCCCGGCCCTTGCCGGCAGCGGGGAACTCTACCTGTACATCTGGTCCGAATACATCCCGGACGAGGTGGTCGAGAACTTCACCAAGGAAACCGGCATCAAGGTCAACATCTCCACCTACGACAGCAACGAGGCCATGTACGCCAAGATCAAGCTGGCCGGTGGCGGCTACGACCTGATCGTGCCCTCGTCCGACTACGTGGGGCTCATGCGCCGCCAGGACATGCTCCTGCCGCTGGACAAATCCAAGCTGACCAACTTCTCCAATCTCTCGGACAAGTTCACGGACCAACCCTTTGATCCGGACAACACCTTCTCCGTACCCTACATGTGGGGTTCCACGGCCATCGCCGTGAACACCGGGCTGCTCGGCGAGACCGCTGTGTCCTCCTACGATGACCTCTGGAAGCCGGAGATGAAGGGCCGTCTGCTGCTGCCCAACGACCCGCGCGAGGTGTTCGCCATCGCCCTGAAGAGCCTTGGCTACTCCCTGAACGACACTGATCCGGCCCACCTGGAGCAGGCCTACCAGAAGCTCAAGGCCCTCATGCCGTACGTCCGTGTCTTTGATTCCGACTCCCCCAAGCAGGCCCTGCTGTCCGGTGAGGTCTCCGTGGGCGTGATCTGGAACGGTGAAGCCTACATCGCCAACCAGGAAAACCCGGAGATCAAATACATCTACCCCGAGGAAGGCTTCTCCATGTGGATGGACTCCCTGTGCATCCCGAAAGGGGCCAAGAACCTGGACGAGGCGCACGCCTTCCTGAACTACCTGCTGCGCCCGGATGTGGCCGCGGCCATCTCCACCGAGATGGGCTACTCCACTCCCAACGCCCAGGCCGCAGAGTTCCTCGAGCCGGAAGTGGCCGACAACGCCATCGTCTACCCCGATGCGGAAACCGCCTCCCGCGGCGAGTTCCAGGACGACATCGGCGAAGCCATGAAGCTGTACGAAGACTATTGGGTCAAGCTCAAGGGCGGCAACGAATAG
- the potC gene encoding spermidine/putrescine ABC transporter permease PotC — MNIWIKRAYASLVFAFLYLPLVVIAVYSFNASKFSLAWKGFTLRWYDKLLHNATLVDAAFRSMTIAVVSATISCLIGTLAAFMLHQYRIKGRRAVFASIFVMMMTPDIVIGISLLVLFLGLGLSLGFWTLLMGHVTLCVPFVAATVYSRFKGFDPRVVEAARDLGAVEYQVFRRIVLPMAAPGLVAGWLLSFTMSLDDVIVSFFTTGPTYEVLPLRIYSMVRLGIKPDVNALSVLMIIITVAAVLLSRRLLKEKS; from the coding sequence ATGAATATCTGGATCAAGCGCGCCTACGCCTCACTGGTCTTCGCTTTCCTGTACCTGCCCCTGGTGGTCATCGCGGTCTACTCCTTCAACGCCTCGAAATTCTCGCTGGCCTGGAAGGGGTTCACGCTGCGGTGGTATGACAAGCTGCTCCACAACGCCACGCTGGTGGATGCGGCCTTCCGCTCCATGACCATCGCCGTGGTCTCGGCCACGATCTCCTGCCTCATCGGCACCCTGGCCGCGTTCATGCTCCACCAGTACCGGATCAAGGGGCGTCGTGCGGTCTTCGCGTCCATTTTCGTCATGATGATGACCCCGGACATCGTTATCGGCATCTCGCTGCTGGTCCTGTTCCTCGGGCTGGGGCTGTCGCTCGGCTTCTGGACTCTGCTCATGGGCCACGTGACCCTGTGTGTGCCGTTTGTCGCGGCCACGGTCTATTCCCGGTTCAAAGGGTTCGACCCCAGGGTGGTCGAGGCCGCCCGCGACCTGGGAGCCGTGGAATACCAGGTCTTCAGACGTATCGTCCTGCCCATGGCCGCGCCCGGTCTGGTGGCCGGCTGGCTTCTCAGCTTCACCATGTCTCTGGACGACGTCATCGTTTCCTTCTTCACCACGGGGCCGACCTACGAGGTTCTGCCCCTGCGGATATATTCCATGGTCCGTCTCGGCATAAAGCCGGACGTCAACGCGCTTAGCGTGCTGATGATCATTATAACCGTGGCCGCCGTCCTCCTGTCCCGGCGGCTGCTCAAGGAGAAGTCATGA
- the potB gene encoding spermidine/putrescine ABC transporter permease PotB gives MKDSLFKRLVVTGVLGWLVLFGAVPTLMLLAVSFLARDPDSLIQPVFSLESYLELLRPALGSMLAESMAMAATATLLCLLIGYPFAYILARADKRHTPTLLLLVMIPFWTNTLIRTYALVAVLKADGVVNKFLMFLGVIDAPLKLMYTPTAVFIGLVYTLLPFMILPLYAAIEKLDLKLLEASRDLGASRFSTFRKITIPLTMPGIVSGCMLVFLPALGMFYIPDILGGARTMLLGNYIRDQFLAARNIPLGAAASIAMTLIMGLMLALYYKSVRRAGRKVRI, from the coding sequence ATGAAGGATAGCCTGTTCAAGCGTCTGGTCGTCACCGGTGTGCTCGGCTGGCTGGTCCTGTTCGGGGCCGTGCCCACCCTCATGCTCCTGGCGGTCAGCTTCCTTGCGCGAGACCCGGACAGCCTGATCCAGCCTGTTTTCTCGCTTGAAAGCTACCTGGAACTGCTCCGGCCCGCGCTGGGTTCCATGCTGGCCGAGTCCATGGCCATGGCCGCCACGGCAACGCTGCTGTGCCTGCTTATCGGCTACCCCTTTGCCTACATCCTGGCCCGGGCGGACAAGCGCCACACCCCGACCCTGCTCCTGCTGGTCATGATTCCGTTCTGGACCAACACCCTGATCCGGACGTACGCCCTGGTGGCCGTGCTCAAGGCCGACGGCGTGGTCAACAAGTTCCTGATGTTCCTCGGGGTCATCGATGCGCCGCTCAAGCTCATGTACACGCCCACGGCGGTCTTCATCGGCCTGGTATATACCCTGCTGCCGTTCATGATCCTGCCGCTGTACGCGGCCATCGAGAAGCTGGACCTGAAGCTGCTCGAGGCCTCGCGCGACCTCGGGGCAAGCCGCTTCTCGACCTTCCGCAAGATCACCATTCCGCTGACCATGCCCGGCATCGTCTCGGGCTGCATGCTCGTCTTCCTGCCCGCGCTGGGCATGTTCTACATCCCGGATATCCTGGGCGGAGCGCGGACCATGCTGCTGGGCAACTACATCCGCGACCAGTTCCTGGCGGCCCGCAACATCCCGCTCGGGGCCGCGGCCTCCATCGCCATGACCCTGATCATGGGGCTGATGCTGGCGCTCTACTACAAAAGCGTGCGCCGGGCCGGAAGGAAGGTGCGCATATGA
- the potA gene encoding spermidine/putrescine ABC transporter ATP-binding protein PotA produces MTQPVVTLDGVSKSFDGEIAIDNISLSIMDGEFITLLGPSGCGKTTILRILGGFEESDSGLVQLDGRPVKGVPPESRAVNTVFQSYALFPHMNVFDNVAFGLRISGKGESEVRRTVDEALKLVRLESMGRRMPKELSGGQQQRVAIARAIVNQPRVLLLDEPLSALDYRLRKQMQKELKELQRTLGITFVLVTHDQEEAFTMSDRVVVMNDGRIEQVGSPREIYEEPANLYVARFVGEINVLDGTISGRRGESYTAEVEGASVLVKARREFADGAPVHVLLRPEDFRVEVMKDLEESPDLADKFAKALLKGTVDGTCYRGATYDVDITLDDGKRILVTEFFDEDSETLYFHAGDRVAVGWFEGWEVVLPHEG; encoded by the coding sequence ATGACCCAGCCTGTCGTCACACTGGACGGCGTCTCCAAGTCGTTTGACGGGGAGATCGCCATCGACAACATCTCCCTGTCCATAATGGACGGGGAGTTCATCACGCTGCTCGGCCCTTCCGGCTGCGGCAAAACCACCATCCTTCGCATTCTCGGCGGATTCGAGGAATCCGACTCCGGGCTGGTGCAGCTGGACGGTCGCCCGGTCAAGGGCGTGCCGCCCGAATCCAGGGCCGTTAACACCGTATTCCAGAGCTACGCCCTGTTCCCGCACATGAACGTCTTCGACAACGTGGCGTTCGGTCTGCGCATCTCCGGCAAAGGAGAGTCCGAGGTCAGGCGCACCGTGGACGAGGCCCTCAAACTGGTCCGGCTGGAATCCATGGGCCGCCGCATGCCCAAGGAGCTCTCCGGCGGCCAGCAGCAGCGCGTGGCCATCGCCCGAGCCATCGTCAACCAGCCCCGCGTACTGCTTCTGGACGAGCCCCTGTCCGCATTGGACTACCGGCTTCGCAAACAGATGCAGAAGGAGCTCAAGGAGCTGCAGCGCACCCTGGGAATCACCTTCGTCCTGGTCACCCACGACCAGGAGGAGGCCTTCACCATGTCCGACCGGGTGGTGGTCATGAATGACGGGCGCATCGAACAGGTGGGCTCCCCGCGCGAAATCTACGAAGAACCGGCCAACCTCTACGTGGCCCGGTTCGTGGGTGAGATCAACGTCCTGGACGGGACCATTTCCGGCCGCCGTGGCGAAAGCTATACCGCCGAGGTGGAGGGCGCGTCCGTGCTGGTCAAGGCCCGGCGCGAATTCGCCGACGGTGCCCCTGTACACGTCCTGCTGCGGCCCGAGGACTTCCGCGTGGAGGTCATGAAGGATCTGGAGGAATCGCCGGACCTGGCCGACAAATTCGCCAAGGCCCTGCTCAAGGGCACGGTGGACGGCACCTGCTACCGGGGGGCCACCTACGACGTGGACATCACCCTGGACGACGGCAAGCGCATCCTGGTCACCGAATTCTTCGACGAGGATAGCGAGACCCTTTATTTCCACGCCGGAGACCGGGTGGCCGTCGGCTGGTTCGAGGGATGGGAGGTGGTCCTGCCCCATGAAGGATAG